In the Colletotrichum lupini chromosome 1, complete sequence genome, one interval contains:
- a CDS encoding ankyrin repeat protein nuc-2, with translation MLAPLKSTPRTVLYINPQLFYTTLPRGDVIQHTLVRVATLLACRRRIITPAEPPTVISFLPADIHCQLATTGGHIGCSLLQRSLLDTVIPRASVHHFGKQIQKRQLEVPEYAASFVNYKALKKLIKKLSATPTLSAQHDPLRSAISIDSQAALQANKATFFFQLERELEKVNAFYLQKEAELKVRLKTLLDKKKVLQSRNGVSRRSAKFTTLEEGFQQFASDLNKLQQFVEINGTAFSKILKKWDKTSKSKTKELYLSRAVEVQPFFNATVISELSDQATTSLQELGAWAEGDNVSFEPRSDHIVSSQHLLGTDEGDADTLLLDTVISGNLEALRDLLIRMRTAASTSSGSDISLMERVTRTFLAAIHEAPKETLQALLDTGLVDIQSEDDINERNCLHQAAIYGNSFVLEYGLAKGVAVSRTDVYGRVPLHYASMHGRLDMLDALTSADTSTIDLIDHDNFTPLVHSIIHGHLQCVERLLAKSARIDPVSDADHVPLNLACEHGSLAIVEMLLQHGAQIVPDAEGLYPQHLVARSGQRPELLLLLKNFGANLDQVDKLYGWTPLVHAASEGNVPCLQGLLDVGADPNIVDEKDLPAMYYAVWEGHLECMQLLAPYNARTKASPMIMQPGLGPMMSSGPDPMALDPDAIPELELPPPIIPLRRYGHNFLDTKTVIQISFEENGDQPLVFFHDGKYPAARLTISSKVSDLIPKNIMLPFQEDTRIVSFQIDNLESFTLDFDVFPTYGAKIIAKTVALPNTFKALLSSSGKCCLPLFDPRLRAIGQISFHTQVIKPFNGKPLAITDFETYWKATSQFDRSPSTFVTGSSLSGDFVQLFVQHTSDGVPVLWPRWTIPCGGIDLPISRLTMEQFNTITSKSPSRAELASLPTRPLDAIADVHRVLATAGIPLNEALALLPHGMHVNIQILYPSLDEERSLGLGPSLDLNTFVDSLLTNVFDHARAQRAQSLESVRSVVFSSYNPSMCTALNWKQPNFPVFLCNDLGREDVMAPPDIIQSHGRRSASIKEVVRVAQGNNFMGLICCSRLLEMVPALVDAIKSHGLALVTDKSLDPSSTNSLTDPFPRLPKGVDGVLKSHGVLRFNESIDV, from the exons ATG CTTGCGCCACTGAAGAGCACACCACGTACGGTTCTCTACATTAACCCGCAGCTGTTCTACACAACTCTGCCACGAGGCGACGTCATTCAGCATACCCTTGTGCGAGTGGCTACTTTGCTTGCCTGCCGCCGACGCATAATCACACCCGCAGAGCCTCCTACTGTCATCAGCTTTCTCCCTGCAGACATCCACTGTCAGCTTGCCACTACTGGAGGGCACATAGGCTGCTCTCTCTTACAACGATCACTTTTGGACACCGTGATCCCACGGGCGTCCGTCCATCAT TTCGGCAAGCAGATTCAGAAGCGTCAGCTTGAAGTTCCAGAGTATGCCGCTAGTTTTGTAAACTACAAGGCTCTCAAAAAG CTGATCAAGAAATTGTCGGCTACGCCCACGCTGAGCGCACAACATGACCCTCTCCGCTCCGCAATATCTATAGACTCCCAGGCTGCCCTTCAGGCCAACAAGGCCACATTTTTCTTCCAATTG GAACGAGAGCTCGAAAAGGTCAACGCCTTTTACCTACAAAAGGAGGCAGAG CTCAAGGTGCGACTGAAGACTCTTCTCGACAAGAAGAAGGTGTTGCAGTCTCGCAATGGTGTTTCCAGACGTTCGGCCAAGTTCACAACCCTCGAAGAGGGCTTCCAACAGTTTGCCAGCGACTTGAACAAGCTGCAACAATTTGTTGAGATCAACGGGACTGCTTTCTCCAAGATCCTCAAAAAGTGGGACAAGACGTCAAAGTCGAAAACCAAAGAACTCTACCTATCTAGAGCAGTCGAGGTCCAGCCCTTCTTCAATGCCACCGTCATTAGCGAACTATCCGACCAGGCCACTACTAGTCTCCAAGAGCTGGGGGCTTGGGCCGAGGGTGACAATGTCAGCTTCGAGCCTCGTAGTGATCATATCGTGAGCAGCCAGCATCTACTCGGAACCGACGAAGGTGACGCGGATACACTACTCCTCGACACGGTCATTTCAGGGAACCTCGAGGCTTTGAGGGATCTCCTGATTCGAATGCGGACGGCTGCTAGCACGTCCTCAGGCTCTGACATCTCTCTGATGGAGAGAGTGACTAGAACGTTCCTCGCTGCCATTCACGAAGCGCCTAAAGAGACTCTACAGGCTCTCCTCGATACGGGCTTGGTCGACATACAGTCAGAGGACGACATTAACGAACGAAATTGCCTGCACCAAGCCGCCATCTACGGGAACTCGTTTGTCCTTGAATACGGCCTGGCAAAAGGTGTTGCTGTCAGTCGTACCGATGTGTATGGCAGAGTGCCGCTGCACTATGCCAGTATGCATGGACGATTGGACATGCTCGACGCCCTGACTAGTg CGGATACTTCAACGATAGATTTGATCGACCATGATAACTTTACCCCTCTGGTACACTCAATCATCCACGGCCACCTTCAGTGCGTCGAACGACTGCTAGCAAAGTCCGCTCGAATCGACCCTGTCTCTGACGCAGACCATGTACCGCTGAACCTTGCCTGCGAGCATGGTTCGTTGGCAATCGTGGAAATGCTCCTCCAGCATGGAGCACAGATCGTTCCCGACGCTGAAGGACTCTATCCCCAACACCTTGTTGCTCGGTCAGGCCAAAGGCCAGAGCTTCTCCTTTTGCTCAAGAACTTTGGAGCAAATCTCGATCAGGTTGATAAGTTGTACGGATGGACGCCCCTGGTTCATGCCGCGAGCGAAGGCAACGTTCCCTGCCTCCAAGGGTTACTGGACGTCGGAGCAGACCCCAACATCGTCGACGAAAAGGACCTGCCAGCAATGTATTACGCTGTCTGGGAAGGCCACCTCGAATGCATGCAATTGCTTGCACCGTACAACGCAAGAACGAAGGCGAGCCCCATGATCATGCAGCCCGGATTGGGACCAATGATGAGCAGCGGGCCCGACCCGATGGCCCTTGACCCGGATGCCATCCCTGAACTtgagctgccgccgccgatcATACCGTTGCGCCGGTACGGACACAACTTCCTGGACACCAAGACGGTCATTCAGATCAGTTTCGAGGAAAATGGGGACCAACCCCTAGTGTTCTTCCACGACGGGAAGTACCCTGCCGCCCGACTCACCATTTCATCAAAGGTTTCGGATCTCATCCCGAAGAATATTATGCTGCCTTTCCAAGAAGATACCCGTATTGTTTCCTTTCAAATCGACAATTTGGAGTCATTTACACTCGATTTCGACGTTTTCCCTACCTACGGCGCGAAGATCATTGCGAAGACGGTGGCCCTTCCCAATACCTTCAAGGCGCTGCTTAGTAGCTCTGGGAAGTGCTGTCTCCCCCTGTTCGATCCAAGGCTACGAGCAATTGGCCAGATCAGCTTCCACACTCAGGTCATCAAGCCGTTCAACGGTAAGCCACTCGCGATTACGGATTTCGAAACGTACTGGAAGGCAACAAgccaattcgaccgcagtCCAAGCACATTTGTGACTGGTTCGAGTTTGTCAGGTGACTTTGTCCAACTCTTCGTTCAGCACACCAGCGATGGTGTACCTGTCTTGTGGCCGAGATGGACGATACCATGTGGTGGAATTGACCTGCCCATCTCAAGATTGACAATGGAGCAGTTCAATACGATCACGTCAAAGAGCCCTAGCAGAGCCGAACTGGCATCATTACCAACAAGGCCTCTGGACGCAATTGCGGACGTCCATCGGGTTCTTGCGACAGCGGGTATCCCTCTCAACGAGGCGCTGGCTCTGCTCCCGCATGGCATGCATGTCAACATCCAGATTTTGTATCCGTCACTGGACGAGGAAAGGTCACTGGGTCTGGGCCCGTCGTTGGACCTGAACACATTCGTTGACTCTCTTCTCACTAATGTGTTTGATCACGCCCGCGCTCAGCGAGCTCAGTCGCTCGAGTCGGTCCGTTCTGTGGTGTTCAGTTCATATAACCCGAGCATGTGCACAGCACTCAACTGGAAGCAGCCAAACTTCCCCGTGTTCCTGTGCAACGATCTGGGACGGGAGGATGTCATGGCGCCGCCGGACATCATCCAGAGCCACGGCAGAAGATCTGCATCAATCAAGGAGGTGGTTCGGGTTGCGCAAGGCAACAACTTTATGGGCTTAATTTGCTGCTCACGGCTTTTG GAGATGGTCCCCGCCCTGGTGGACGCCATCAAGTCACACGGTCTTGCACTGGTCACAGACAAGTCACTGGATCCGTCGTCGACAAATTCTCTGACAGATCCGTTCCCGCGACTGCCAAAGGGAGTGGACGGTGTCCTGAAAAGCCACGGTGTCTTGCGCTTCAACGAATCCATAGATGTGTAG
- a CDS encoding arginine-tRNA-protein transferase produces the protein MPSLVFSHVVSCFSYYAKSTSLTPEYYQTLLDHYWRRSGTTLYRPDQLHACCVHYTLRLDSTQFKPTRDQRQTINRFNKYLTGDAYIKEAARLHPRSREQAKKRDSEFDLIERVHEAEYDSLQLPPEPAHVFTVTLEDDVFTEEKYLVYENYQRVVHREEPADISRRGFQRFLCESPVQRKTITTADGKEQKLGSFHQCYRLDGELVAIGVLDLLPHCVSAVYFLYHESIHKFAPGKLGAIREIALAQEDGYRYWYPGFYIHSCPKMRYKMDYTPQYILDPETLAWDLMDKRVTDLLDNKPYLSLSKERADAPAAEGAKDTSDQPAAGQEEFTEDPKNEENDHDDDTFLFNTGMPGILSLDEIRSLEEMDHIKLRIDGSGLLFETGDLVAWERQDVGVSGCLKAGIAELVAALGPELLEDMVVDFWNPNL, from the exons ATGCCATCCCTCGTTTTCTCCCATGTCGTCTCGT GCTTCTCTTACTATGCCAAGTCCACATCCCTTACTCCTGAATACTACCAAACCTTGCTGGATCACTACTGGAGGCGCTCCGGGACGACCCTCTACCGACCGGACCAACTCCACGCGTGCTGCGTTCACTACACCCTCCGCCTGGACTCCACCCAGTTCAAACCCACCCGAGATCAGCGACAAACCATCAACCGGTTCAACAAATACCTGACGGGCGATGCCTACATCAAGGAGGCAGCTCGCCTCCACCCTCGGTCACGCGAGCAGGCAAAGAAACGGGATTCTGAGTTCGACTTGATCGAGAGGGTCCATGAGGCGGAGTATGATTCCCTGCAGCTGCCTCCAGAGCCCGCCCATGTCTTTACCGTTACCCTGGAAGATGATGTCTTCACCGAGGAAAAGTACTTGGTGTATGAGAACTACCAGCGAGTCGTCCATAGGGAGGAGCCGGCCGACATCTCTCGCCGCGGCTTCCAACGCTTTTTGTGCGAGTCTCCGGTCCAGCGCAAGACAATCACGACGGCCGACGGCAAAGAGCAAAAGCTCGGTTCGTTCCATCAGTGCTACCGTTTGGATGGTGAATTGGTAGCCATTGGTGTACTGGATCTGCTCCCTCACTGCGTTTCCGCCGTATACTTTCTCTACCACGAGTCCATCCACAAGTTTGCACCAGGGAAATTGGGCGCGATCCGTGAGATTGCTCTGGCACAGGAAGATGGCTATCGTTACTGGTATCCCGGCTTCTACATTCACAGCTGTCCCAAGATGCGATACAAGATGGATTACACGCCCCAGTACATCCTGGATCCCGAGACGCTGGCTTGGGATCTCATGGACAAGAGAGTCACGGACCTTTTGGACAACAAGCCGTACCTAAGCTTATCAAAGGAGAGAGCCGACGCACCAGCTGCCGAAGGAGCCAAGGATACTTCAGATCAGCCTGCGGCCGGCCAAGAAGAGTTTACAGAAGATCCCAAGAATGAGGAGAATGACCACGATGACGACACGTTCTTGTTCAACACTGGTATGCCGGGCATCCTGTCGCTTGACGAGATCCGCTCACTTGAGGAGATGGACCATATCAAGCTGCGGATAGATGGCTCTGGACTTCTTTTCGAGACTGGCGATCTTGTCGCGTGGGAGCGTCAGGACGTCGGGGTGAGCGGATGTCTCAAGGCTGGCATTGCGGAGCTGGTGGCGGCCTTGGGACCCGAGTTGTTGGAGGATATGGTGGTGGACTTTTGGAATCCTAATCTGTGA
- a CDS encoding CUE domain-containing protein has protein sequence MSAPIETNKLTSSSGPESPTTVRPLDLSDDEDIQETGVLGGEAPTTSQATTKTTNTNTTSSNMTSSTPVAAEAAPPKPPRPSGETQKTEDILKEAFPSIDISVVKAVLRASGGKIDPAFNALLEMTDPDAAQHETTDEQPPPQPPRPQGGAQLSQLEADELYARQLAEHFDNVGSYEARTSNRSPGGGGGRVRRQQTGLEPRPNAEDREPNFFDDELPVIQEKLRKGFVETQGKVNSWITTMKKRFDEEFADEDESSHQRPGQGQGQGQYGARRPGESSRRSGDYERYDADPQVLSDDFAGMKFTADGTPLRDNNRPLSNPDLYKPPPPSKSPKPHDGRKVAFREGAEEIDVYGSSPRRSAEDLSGSKAKASKWQPLSTVDPNPISDNDPFSLGDSEDEREAKEKAASTSKDTTTKDAGASSEDSERLKKAAAEAMADSLVESKSGETAGADAKKN, from the exons ATGTCTGCCCCCATCGAAACA AACAAGCTTACTTCCTCGAGCGGGCCCGAGTCGCCTACAACAGTCCGACCCCTGGATCTGTCCGACGACGAAGACATCCAGGAAACAGGTGTTCTCGGCGGTGAGGCTCCTACTACATCTCAGGCTACCACCAAGaccaccaacaccaacaccaccTCGTCCAACATGACCTCCTCGACACCCGTCGCCGCCGAAGCGGCCCCACCAAAGCCCCCGAGACCCTCCGGCGAGACGCAGAAGACGGAGGACATCTTGAAGGAGGCCTTCCCTAGCATCGACATCTCCGTCGTTAAGGCGGTCCTGAGAGCCAGCGGCGGAAAGATTGATCCGGCTTTCAATGCCCTCTTGG AAATGACTGATCCCGACGCGGCCCAGCACGAGACAACCGACGAACAACCCCCTCCCCAGCCTCCCCGCCCCCAGGGCGGCGCGCAGCTGTCCCAGCTCGAAGCCGACGAGCTCTACGCACGACAGCTGGCGGAGCACTTTGACAATGTTGGAAGCTATGAAGCTAGGACCTCTAACCGGAGCCccggcggtggcggcggccgTGTGAGGAGGCAGCAGACCGGCCTCGAGCCCAGACCGAACGCTGAGGACCGCGAACCCAACTTCTTTGACGATGAGTTGCCGGTGATTCAGGAGAAGCTCCGAAAGGGGTTCGTGGAGACGCAGGGCAAGGTCAACAGCTGGATCACCACAATGAAGAAGAGGTTTGACGAGGAGTTTGCCGACGAGGATGAATCCAGTCACCAGCGGCCGGGTCAAGGCCAGGGCCAGGGCCAGTATGGCGCCCGACGACCCGGCGAGTCGAGCCGTCGGAGCGGCGACTACGAGAGATACGACGCCGATCCTCAGGTGCTCAGCGACGACTTCGCGGGTATGAAGTTCACCGCCGACGGAA CGCCTCTCCGCGATAACAACAGACCTCTGTCAAACCCTGACCTCTACAAGCCCCCTCCACCCTCAAAGTCGCCCAAGCCCCACGACGGCCGCAAGGTGGCCTTCAGGGAAGGCGCCGAGGAGATTGACGTGTACGGCTCGTCGCCCAGACGCTCCGCCGAAGACCTGTCCGGTTCAAAGGCAAAGGCCAGCAAGTGGCAGCCCCTGTCGACGGTCGACCCGAACCCCATCAGCGACAACGACCCCTTCAGCCTGGGCGACAGCGAAGACGAGCGGGAGGCAAAGGAGAAGGCCGCGTCCACCAGCAAGGATACTACCACCAAGGATGCCGGCGCCAGCTCGGAGGACAGCGAAAGGCTCAAGAAGGCCGCAGCCGAGGCTATGGCGGATAGTCTCGTCGAGTCCAAGAGCGGCGAGACGGCTGGTGCTGACGCCAAGAAGAATTGA
- a CDS encoding 50S ribosomal protein L3, with the protein MAPRLPPSCLQLLRSTTTTISNTCSAAANASAVIAPRLQLLPFTAKRGVKYGWSTAPKRSKPTRFNQPTAGLPVLTTGPAAALARREKTTPLRTGVLAVKKGMTAIYYGKKRVPCTVLQLDQVQVVANKTRPDNGYWAVQIGSGSKEPRNVERPMLGYYEAKGIAPKRHLAEFKVRTKEGLLPVGAQLFPDWFQTGQYVDVRSNSRGMGFAGGMKRHGFAGQEASHGNSLNHRTIGTTGPSQGSGSRVMPGKKMPGRMGNERVTVQNLTVLKVDNELGVVLVKGAVAGPKNCIVKLQDAVKRKAPALPYRQDKLEELLEANVDGEARLQEARERHLVLKKERKELPALV; encoded by the coding sequence ATGGCGCCCCGACTACCCCCGAGCTGCCTCCAGCTCCTCCgatcgacgacgacgacgatatcAAACACCTgttccgccgccgccaatgCCTCGGCCGTCATCGCCCCTCGCCTCCAGCTCCTCCCTTTTACCGCGAAGCGCGGCGTAAAGTACGGCTGGTCCACGGCGCCCAAACGCAGCAAGCCCACCCGTTTCAACCAGCCCACCGCCGGCCTCCCCGTCCTCACCACTGgtcccgccgccgccctcgccCGCCGCGAGAAGACGACGCCCCTCCGCACCGGCGTCCTCGCCGTCAAGAAGGGCATGACGGCCATCTACTACGGCAAGAAGCGTGTCCCCTGCACCGTCCTCCAGCTCGACCAGGTCCAGGTCGTCGCCAACAAGACCCGCCCGGACAATGGCTACTGGGCCGTCCAGATCGGCTCCGGCTCCAAGGAGCCGCGCAACGTTGAGAGGCCGATGCTGGGCTACTACGAGGCCAAGGGCATCGCGCCCAAGCGCCACCTGGCCGAGTTCAAGGTCCGCACCAAGGAAGGGCTGCTGCCCGTCGGCGCCCAGCTGTTTCCGGACTGGTTCCAGACGGGCCAGTACGTCGACGTCCGCTCCAACAGCCGCGGCATGGGCTTCGCCGGTGGTATGAAGCGCCACGGCTTCGCGGGTCAGGAGGCGTCCCACGGTAACTCGCTCAACCACCGCACCATCGGTACCACCGGCCCCTCGCAGGGTTCCGGTTCCAGAGTCATGCCCGGCAAGAAGATGCCCGGTCGCATGGGTAACGAGCGCGTCACGGTGCAGAACCTGACGGTGCTCAAGGTGGACAACGAGCTGGGCGTCGTGCTCGTCAAGGGCGCCGTCGCGGGCCCCAAGAACTGCATCGTCAAGCTGCAGGATGCCGTCAAGAGGAAGGCGCCGGCGCTTCCTTACAGGCAGGACAAGTTGGAGGAGCTGTTGGAGGCCAACGTGGATGGCGAGGCGAGATTGCAGGAGGCCAGAGAGAGGCACTTGGTGCTGAAGAAGGAGAGGAAAGAGCTCCCGGCACTTGTATAG
- a CDS encoding helicase associated domain-containing protein: MADFDLNSAFIPALHKPSALLPIAKHRQALLYLIETKQVTIVVGQTGSGKTTQIPQFLEAAGWCADGKVIGITQPRRVAATTVALRVAEEVGCEIGQQVGYAIRFEDNTSAQTRIKFMTDGLLIREALVDPLLTRYSVIMVDEAHERSISTDILLGLLKKILKKRPELRIIISSATLQAEEFLKFFTTSPGDEQKKTVTAPEDKDGKADAADDNEKGAIISLEGRAHHVDVLYLESPTEDYVEKAISTVFDIHTTESEGDILVFLTGREEIDNAVQAVADRLLDPNQPRGQQTLQALPLYAGLSTEQQMYVFDKPPEGTRKVVFATNMAEASITIDGIVYVIDTGFAKLRAYNPRTGIEILTSTAISKASASQRAGRAGRTRPGKCFRLYTEDAYLALPEVTVPEMQRSNLAPFILQLKALGIDNVLRFNFLSPPPAELMAKALELLYSLGALDDYAKLTKPLGYRMAELAVEPMMAKILLGAQSFGCLSEMLTIAAMTSAGGNNVWFHHDGERQQMELSRRKFAADEGDHLTLLNAYQAFVTKGRKESKFCRDHNLNFKTMTRAVSIRGQLKRYLEKFGIATDNEQQQQQSFGPASSRQQHQQKHDNSTKAEQIRRCLTTGYFAHAARMQPDGTFRNVSGETTLHAHPSSLMFNRKADWVIFHEVMETANKIFIRDITKIEKNWLVEYAPEFYQLSDSSARRARDEAEAETL, encoded by the coding sequence ATGGCAGACTTCGATCTCAACTCGGCCTTCATCCCGGCCCTGCACAAGCCGTCGGCCCTCCTCCCCATCGCAAAGCACCGCCAGGCCCTTCTTTATCTCATCGAGACCAAGCAGGTCACCATCGTCGTCGGCCAGACCGGCTCCGGCAAGACCACGCAGATCCCCCAGTTCCTCGAAGCCGCGGGATGGTGCGCAGACGGCAAGGTCATCGGCATCACGCAGCCGCGCCGCGTGGCGGCGACGACGGTCGCGCTCCGCGTCGCCGAGGAGGTTGGCTGTGAGATTGGCCAGCAGGTCGGCTACGCTATCCGGTTCGAGGACAACACCTCGGCGCAGACGCGCATCAAGTTCATGACGGACGGGCTGCTCATCAGGGAAGCACTTGTTGACCCCTTGCTGACGCGGTACTCTGTCATCATGGTTGACGAAGCCCACGAACGTTCCATCAGCACTGATATCCTCCTGGGACTACTCAAGAAGATTCTCAAGAAGAGGCCTGAGCTGCGCATCATCATTAGCAGTGCAACACTACAGGCTGAGGAGTTCTTAAAGTTCTTCACGACCTCTCCGGGGGACGAGCAGAAAAAGACGGTCACCGCTCCGGAGGACAAGGATGGAAAGGCCGATGCCGCTGACGACAACGAAAAGGGTGCAATTATTAGCTTGGAGGGCAGAGCACATCACGTCGACGTCCTCTATCTAGAATCACCAACAGAGGACTACGTCGAAAAGGCAATCTCCACAGTCTTCGACATACACACGACAGAGTCCGAAGGCGACATACTCGTCTTCCTCACAGGCCGTGAAGAAATCGACAACGCCGTCCAAGCCGTTGCCGACCGCCTGCTCGACCCGAACCAGCCTCGCGGCCAGCAGACACTACAAGCGCTGCCCCTATACGCGGGTCTCTCGACAGAGCAACAAATGTACGTCTTTGATAAGCCTCCCGAGGGCACGCGCAAGGTCGTCTTCGCCACCAACATGGCCGAGGCCTCCATCACAATCGACGGCATCGTCTACGTAATCGACACGGGCTTCGCCAAGCTGCGCGCCTACAACCCGCGGACGGGCATCGAGATCCTCACCTCGACCGCCATCTCAAAGGCCTCGGCGTCCCAGCGCGCCGGCCGCGCGGGACGCACCCGACCGGGCAAATGCTTCCGGCTCTACACGGAAGACGCCTACCTCGCCCTCCCCGAGGTCACCGTCCCCGAGATGCAGCGCTCCAACCTGGCGCCCTTTATCCTGCAACTTAAAGCCCTCGGCATCGACAACGTCCTGCGCTTCAACTTCCTCAGCCCGCCGCCGGCAGAGCTCATGGCCAAAGCCCTGGAGCTCCTCTACTCCCTGGGCGCCCTCGACGACTACGCCAAGCTGACGAAGCCGCTGGGCTACCGCATGGCTGAGCTGGCCGTCGAGCCGATGATGGCAAAAATTCTGCTCGGCGCGCAGTCGTTTGGGTGCCTGAGCGAGATGCTCACCATCGCGGCCATGACGAGCGCCGGCGGAAACAACGTCTGGTTCCACCACGACGGCGAGAGGCAACAGATGGAGCTGTCGCGGCGCAAGTTCGCCGCCGACGAGGGCGACCACCTGACGCTGCTCAACGCCTACCAGGCCTTTGTGACAAAGGGCAGGAAGGAGTCAAAGTTCTGCCGGGACCACAACCTCAACTTCAAGACCATGACCAGGGCCGTCAGCATACGGGGCCAGCTGAAGCGGTACCTCGAAAAGTTCGGCATCGCCACCGACAatgagcagcagcagcagcagtccTTCGGCCCCGCGAGCTCACGGCAGCAGCATCAACAAAAGCACGACAACTCCACAAAGGCGGAGCAGATCCGGCGGTGCCTCACGACGGGCTACTTTGCGCACGCGGCGAGGATGCAACCGGACGGCACGTTCCGCAACGTCTCGGGCGAGACGACGCTCCACGCGCACCCCAGCTCCCTCATGTTCAACCGCAAGGCCGACTGGGTCATCTTCCACGAGGTCATGGAGACGGCCAACAAGATATTCATACGGGACATTACAAAAATCGAAAAGAATTGGCTGGTGGAGTACGCGCCCGAGTTCTACCAGCTGTCGGACAGTTCGGCGCGGCGGGCTCGCGACGAGGCTGAAGCTGAAACGCTATGa
- a CDS encoding Snf7 family protein produces the protein MGGNTSKVTAQDKAILDMKLQRDKLHQYQRRITVLTDKETAIAKQMLAKGDKPRALLALRRKKYQESLLQKTDAQLEQLEKLTSSVEFAMIQKDVVFGLQQGTKVLKEIHSEMGGIEHVEKLMGETADAIAYQREVSEMLGGRISVQDEEEVEDELAALEASVAAEDAIRNPPKLPKVPDTKLPTPQGEEEEEPEAQQPTRTRQAMLAS, from the exons ATGGGCGGCAACACAAGTAAAGTCACCGCCCAGGACAA GGCAATTCTAGACATGAAGCTCCAACGCGACAAGCTCCACCAGTACCAGCGCCGCATCACGGTCCTGACAGATAAAGAGACGGCCATCGCGAAGCAGATGCTCGCAAAGGGCGACAAGCCGCGCGCCTTGCTCGCCCTCCGCCGGAAGAAATACCAAGAGTCCCTCCTGCAAAAGACGGACGCCCAGCTCGAGCAGCTCGAGAAGCTCACGTCGTCGGTCGAGTTCGCCATGATCCAGAAGGACGTCGTGTTCGGTCTGCAGCAGGGTACCAAGGTGCTCAAGGAGATCCACTCCGAGATGGGCGGCATCGAGCACGTGGAGAAGCTCATGGGCGAGACGGCTGATGCCATCGCTTATCAAAGG GAAGTCAGCGAGATGCTCGGCGGCCGTATATCGGTCcaagacgaagaagaagtCGAAGACGAGCTCGCCGCCCTCGAGGCCAGCGTCGCCGCCGAAGACGCCATCCGCAACCCGCCCAAGCTCCCCAAGGTGCCCGACACGAAACTGCCGACCCCGCAGggcgaagaggaagaggagcccGAGGCGCAGCAGCCGACCCGGACGAGGCAGGCCATGTTGGCATCATGA
- a CDS encoding cytochrome oxidase assembly codes for MFSNTATRRLASSLRNAVARQRQQPQQLRAQAQRRWATAAPKPGSGPLMERRADRELPDLNQITFRWSRTLPLFAAAIALSSIAIFNYQKSSSPVIASTLYALRTSPKAREYLGDEVQFKHQIPWIAGEMNQLHGRIDISFSVKGSRNEAVMKFASFRTSHKGLFETTEWSLETPDGRKIDLLDGADPFKGSIPGDDLSDDDLEAVVSAAETRGFRQNIK; via the exons ATGTTCTCAAACACAGCCACCAGGAGGCTCGCCTCCTCGCTGCGCAACGCCGTCGCGAGGCAACGGCAGCAGCCGCAGCAGCTCAGAGCGCAGGCTCAAAGGAGATGGGCGACCGCAGCGCCGAAGCCCGGGTCCGGACCGCTGATGGAGCGGCGCGCAGATCGAGAACTCCCAG ACCTCAACCAGATCACCTTCCGCTGGTCCCGCACCCTCCCCCTCTTCGCCGCCGCCATCGCCCTCAGCAGCATCGCAATCTTCAACTACCAAAAGTCCTCCTCACCCGTCATCGCCTCGACCCTCTACGCGCTGCGCACCTCCCCGAAAGCCCGCGAGTACCTAGGCGACGAGGTGCAGTTCAAGCACCAGATCCCCTGGATCGCCGGCGAGATGAACCAGCTCCACGGGCGCATCGACATCAGCTTCAGCGTCAAGGGGTCCCGCAACGAGGCCGTCATGAAGTTTGCCAGCTTCCGGACGTCGCACAAGGGCCTGTTCGAGACGACCGAGTGGAGCTTGGAGACGCCCGACGGGCGCAAGATTGATCTGCTCGACGGGGCGGATCCGTTCAAGGGGTCTATTCCGGGTGATGATTTGAGTGATGATGATCTCGAGGCTGTGGTGTCGGCGGCGGAGACGAGGGGTTTCAGGCAGAATATCAAGTGA